A section of the Cervus canadensis isolate Bull #8, Minnesota chromosome 8, ASM1932006v1, whole genome shotgun sequence genome encodes:
- the LOC122446806 gene encoding olfactory receptor 6C74-like, which produces MNTAENDDRETEITMKVKNESTIQEFILEAFPAVQHLGNLLFLVHLLAYLASIVGNMVIIIITWADHRLQTPMYVLLSAFSFCECCFITTVIPKLLSIFLSGRQTISFSACLTQAFFFLFLGAVIFFLMAVMSLDRYLAICKPLHYASIMNLRVSFLLIFLCYTLSFILITCLVLKVSQLLFCGPHALPHFFCDLGSLIHLSCSDTRSVEMYFFFAAVFVILLSLIVTIITYSNIVVTILRLPSAKERQKAFSTCSSHLIVLSLMYGSCVFIYLQPKQVNRLDSNREAALVNTVVTPLLNPVIYTLRNKQVHQALRDTLSGMRLQK; this is translated from the exons ATGAACACT GCAGAGAATGatgacagagaaacagagataaCAATGAAGGTAAAAAATGAGTCTACCATCCAGGAGTTCATTCTGGAGGCGTTTCCTGCCGTCCAGCACTTGGGGAACCTCCTCTTCCTGGTGCACCTGCTGGCATACCTGGCCTCCATCGTGGGAAACATGGTCATAATCATCATCACCTGGGCTGACCATCGCCTCCAGACGCCAATGTATGTTTTACTGAGCGCTTTCTCCTTCTGTGAATGCTGTTTCATCACCACAGTTATTCCCAAACTGCTGTCCATCTTCCTTTCAGGAAGGCAAACAATTTCGTTTTCTGCTTGTCTCACACAAgccttcttctttttatttcttggtgCAGTGATTTTCTTTCTCATGGCAGTGATGTCGTTGGATCGATATCTAGCCATTTGCAAGCCTCTGCACTATGCATCCATCATGAACCTGAGGGTTAGTTTCCTTCTGATTTTCTTGTGCTATACTTTGTCCTTCATCTTAATCACTTGTCTGGTGCTCAAAGTTTCCCAGTTATTGTTCTGTGGCCCTCATGCCCTTCCTCATTTCTTCTGTGACCTTGGCTCTTTAATTCACCTCTCCTGCTCTGACACCAGATCTGttgaaatgtatttcttctttgctgcTGTGTTTGTCATTCTGCTGTCCCTCATTGTAACCATCATTACATACAGCAACATAGTAGTCACAATTCTGCGACTGCCATCAGCCAAGGAGCGACAGAAAGctttctccacctgctcctctcaCCTCATTGTCCTCTCTCTGATGTACGGCAGCTGTGTGTTTATTTACCTGCAACCAAAGCAGGTGAACAGGCTGGACTCCAACAGGGAGGCTGCCCTTGTGAACACGGTGGTGACCCCGCTGCTGAACCCTGTCATCTACACCCTGAGGAACAAGCAGGTCCACCAGGCTCTGAGAGACACACTGTCTGGGATGAGGTTGCAGAAATAG